Proteins encoded together in one Drosophila albomicans strain 15112-1751.03 chromosome 2R, ASM965048v2, whole genome shotgun sequence window:
- the LOC117574493 gene encoding arrestin domain-containing protein 17 — MSQLYDIQLERPSGVYYAGETVNGHIYLTLPERALIKAIALESNGFAYSSWLKPQKQKASKKQQVAKPPLAFEKRADYFAKVDYFVGSEHALPQIIDAGTYRYDFSVQLPMNCPSSYEGAHGHIRYTLQLMLYRSTDQPAEMAVMRTLQVLQRCDTSPGQLTSPCEVQSMEQTSKLKFWQRPLQLQLDIPRSGYEPGACISVHVKLDNPQQLKLKTLTYKLNLVSTYMGQHQSRPKRTEFKVERRYLVSTSHQLNAVPRHELLNFQHLQTLQVPQTPATLSADVCACLQLSYEVEVLVQTTSPERSILARIPVIVTNPTPLQDCQVQQPMVRTPFDPIGKGACSSPNQTPEHNSLAMTAPNLSQSMISLTSNFREAEFMVATNLNKKDKHAMSGENIDFRPRYLYYEMEHAETEKVL; from the exons ATGAGTCAACTCTACGACATCCAACTGGAGAGGCCTAGTGGGGTCTACTATGCTGGTGAGACGGTCAATGGCCACATCTATTTAACACTACCGGAGCGTGCTCTAATAAAAG CAATTGCCTTGGAGTCAAATGGTTTTGCATACAGTTCTTGGCTGAAgccgcaaaagcaaaaagcttCAAAGAAACAACAAGTGGCCAAGCCGCCTTTGGCCTTTGAGAAACGAGCCGACTACTTCGCCAAGGTCGATTACTTTGTTGGATCGGAGCACGCTCTTCCGCAGATTATCGATGCGGGCACCTACAGATACGACTTCAGTGTGCAGTTGCCAATGAATTGTCCCAGTAGCTATGAGGGAGCTCATGGCCACATTCGCTACACTCTGCAGCTGATGTTGTACCGCTCAACGGATCAGCCAGCTGAGATGGCTGTGATGCGCACCCTGCAGGTGTTGCAACGTTGCGATACATCGCCAGGCCAGCTGACAAGTCCCTGCGAGGTTCAAAGCATGGAACAGACTTCAAAGCTTAAGTTCTGGCAGCgaccgctgcagctgcaattggATATTCCCAGATCGGGCTATGAGCCCGGAGCATGCATCTCAGTGCACGTAAAACTGGATAACCCACAACAGCTGAAGTTGAAAACGCTGACCTATAAGCTGAACCTGGTCAGCACCTACATGGGTCAACATCAAAGCAGACCCAAGCGTACGGAGTTTAAAGTGGAGCGTCGCTATTTGGTCAGCACCAGTCATCAGTTGAACGCAGTCCCACGCCACGAGCTGCTCAACTTTCAGCATTTGCAGACGTTGCAAGTGCCACAGACACCTGCCACACTGAGTGCAGATGTTTGTGCTTGCCTTCAGCTTAGCTATGAAGTGGAAGTCTTAGTGCAAACCACATCGCCAGAACGTTCCATCTTGGCCCGAATCCCAGTGATAGTGACGAATCCCACACCTCTGCAGGATTGCCAAGTGCAACAACCCATGGTTCGCACACCTTTCGATCCGATTGGCAAAGGCGCGTGCAGTTCACCTAATCAGACACCTGAACACAACTCTCTCGCGATGACAGCACCTAATCTAAGCCAGTCGATGATCTCATTAA CTTCCAACTTCCGTGAGGCTGAGTTCATGGTGGCTACTAATCTAAACAAGAAGGACAAGCACGCCATGTCAGGGGAAAACATAGATTTCAGACCGCGATATTTATACTATGAAATGGAGCATGCCGAAACCGAAAAGGTGTTGTAA